Proteins encoded within one genomic window of Prochlorococcus marinus str. MIT 9515:
- a CDS encoding DUF3104 domain-containing protein, translated as MVSSEVYEFLFVNPGDYVMVRNDNTLENVQNGQNNYWIGQVINCIGGARNPNSWTLFQVADIDNGEIKIINADTVERILKKAEH; from the coding sequence ATGGTATCTTCCGAAGTTTATGAATTTCTTTTCGTCAACCCTGGTGATTATGTCATGGTTAGAAATGATAACACTCTAGAGAATGTCCAAAACGGCCAGAATAATTATTGGATTGGGCAAGTGATTAACTGTATAGGAGGAGCAAGAAATCCAAATTCATGGACCCTGTTTCAAGTCGCCGATATTGATAATGGAGAGATCAAAATAATCAACGCAGATACTGTAGAAAGAATATTAAAAAAAGCTGAGCATTAA
- a CDS encoding LysM peptidoglycan-binding domain-containing protein — protein sequence MKSTFILFACIINFFNPNFIKAEEIIDSSNNQIENATNAESTKTEISDFNKIHIVQVGDTITSISKFYSLKKDLIIKLNNLKDENYIYVGQNLKISDPSQEIKHNDGLDNSYHIVQEGESLTEISAKYGLNFKDLIEINNLKNPDSLQVSSKLFLRKKNIISKKVKASYKEEEIDQLISKKKKNYGPITTQQNELEELNGRKILNALNQNNKKVIISIKCETKDLDVRIPGRKWRGWIPAKEEFEKNLINDFC from the coding sequence ATGAAATCAACATTTATTTTATTTGCCTGCATTATTAATTTTTTCAATCCTAATTTCATAAAGGCTGAAGAAATAATAGATTCATCAAATAATCAAATAGAAAATGCTACGAATGCAGAATCAACTAAAACTGAAATATCAGACTTTAACAAAATTCATATTGTCCAAGTGGGCGATACTATTACTAGCATCTCAAAGTTTTATTCATTAAAAAAAGATTTAATTATTAAATTAAATAATTTAAAAGATGAAAATTATATATATGTAGGGCAAAATTTAAAAATTTCTGATCCTAGTCAGGAAATTAAACATAATGATGGTTTAGACAATAGTTATCATATTGTCCAAGAAGGGGAGAGTCTTACAGAAATCTCTGCTAAATATGGTTTAAACTTTAAAGACCTAATTGAAATTAATAATCTCAAAAATCCAGATTCATTACAGGTTAGTTCAAAATTATTTTTAAGAAAAAAGAATATTATTAGTAAGAAAGTTAAAGCTTCTTACAAAGAAGAAGAGATTGATCAATTGATAAGTAAAAAGAAAAAAAACTATGGACCTATAACAACTCAACAAAATGAATTAGAAGAACTAAATGGTAGAAAAATTTTGAACGCTCTAAATCAAAATAATAAAAAGGTAATTATCTCCATTAAGTGTGAAACAAAAGATTTAGACGTAAGAATTCCTGGAAGAAAATGGAGAGGATGGATACCTGCTAAAGAAGAATTTGAAAAAAATTTAATAAATGATTTCTGCTAA
- a CDS encoding aldehyde dehydrogenase family protein — translation MNILDKSYKSNLNALKNKVITGQTESISWRIQQISKVAQLLDENKKEIIKALYLDLGKSEIEALSEILLIEEEISLTKKNLKSWIRPKKVKTPIYLFPSFSKVIYEPLGCVLILGPYNYPLLYLLKPLVNIFSAGNTAVIKPSEKCSTISTLIKKLTDKYFQKDTLLTIEGDYKESIKLVEQNFDHIFFTGSTETGKSIMKSASRNLTPLTLELSGTNPVIIFKNANLEIAAKRIVWGKFFNSGQSCMAPNHIFVEKEIETQLVEELKKFITIFYGENPLISKNLSKLQKNQFSKTSELLKRFKKEKLILFGGTSSKKRMKISPTILKVKLQDKNIFQKELFSSLLPVIGIETKESALKKINQASKPLAIYIFGGNKKIHDHISKVTSSGTVCINDVMLPVLIPNLPFGGVGKSGMGKFHGEEGFKNFSNQKSITYKGFLFDLDLRYPPYENVMKIIKFIFKI, via the coding sequence ATGAATATTTTAGATAAATCGTATAAATCAAATCTTAATGCATTAAAAAATAAAGTAATTACAGGTCAAACAGAAAGTATAAGTTGGAGGATCCAGCAGATCAGTAAGGTTGCCCAACTTTTAGATGAAAATAAAAAAGAAATCATTAAAGCTCTTTACCTTGATCTCGGGAAATCAGAAATTGAAGCTCTTTCAGAAATTCTCTTGATTGAAGAAGAAATTTCATTGACAAAGAAGAATCTTAAATCATGGATTCGACCTAAAAAGGTGAAAACTCCAATATATCTTTTTCCATCATTCTCAAAAGTAATCTACGAACCTCTTGGTTGCGTCCTTATATTAGGACCATATAATTATCCCTTGTTATATCTTTTAAAGCCTCTCGTAAATATTTTTTCTGCAGGAAATACTGCTGTAATAAAACCATCAGAAAAATGTTCCACTATATCTACACTAATCAAAAAATTAACTGATAAATATTTCCAAAAAGATACTTTATTAACAATTGAAGGAGATTATAAAGAGTCAATAAAACTGGTAGAACAAAATTTCGATCATATTTTTTTCACAGGAAGTACTGAAACGGGAAAATCTATTATGAAATCAGCATCAAGAAACTTAACTCCCTTAACACTTGAACTTAGTGGAACAAATCCAGTAATTATTTTCAAAAATGCAAATTTAGAAATTGCAGCAAAAAGAATTGTATGGGGTAAATTTTTCAATTCAGGGCAATCATGTATGGCCCCCAATCATATATTTGTGGAAAAAGAAATTGAAACACAATTAGTTGAGGAGTTAAAGAAATTTATCACTATTTTTTATGGCGAAAATCCATTAATCTCGAAAAACTTATCAAAATTACAAAAAAATCAATTTTCCAAAACTTCAGAACTTCTCAAGAGATTTAAAAAAGAGAAACTTATTTTATTCGGAGGAACCTCTAGCAAAAAAAGAATGAAAATATCACCCACAATTTTAAAAGTAAAATTACAAGATAAAAATATTTTTCAAAAAGAATTATTTAGTTCCCTTCTTCCAGTTATTGGGATTGAAACTAAGGAATCGGCATTAAAAAAAATTAATCAAGCTTCAAAACCTTTAGCAATATATATTTTTGGAGGAAATAAAAAAATTCATGATCATATTTCAAAAGTTACAAGTTCTGGGACCGTTTGTATTAACGATGTTATGTTGCCGGTACTGATTCCAAATTTGCCATTTGGAGGAGTGGGAAAAAGTGGAATGGGTAAATTTCATGGAGAGGAGGGATTTAAGAATTTTTCAAATCAAAAATCCATTACTTATAAAGGCTTTTTATTTGATCTAGATTTGAGATATCCCCCTTATGAGAATGTGATGAAAATTATAAAATTTATTTTCAAGATTTGA
- a CDS encoding TIGR03894 family protein, which produces MSVDRELLKEVTQELWNTVKKLRPEIDRETRLQLVLKALLTIGDLPDQLQAAMVVGVCAEMDKSDNKNVDGNSSIKEDNSSSSVDTSTGRKVFRRSSAK; this is translated from the coding sequence TTGTCTGTAGATCGTGAACTTTTGAAAGAAGTTACCCAAGAACTTTGGAATACCGTTAAAAAACTAAGGCCTGAAATTGATAGGGAAACACGCCTTCAATTGGTTTTAAAAGCCTTATTAACTATTGGTGATTTACCAGATCAACTGCAAGCAGCAATGGTAGTAGGAGTTTGCGCCGAAATGGATAAAAGTGATAACAAAAATGTTGATGGTAATTCCAGCATCAAAGAAGATAATAGTTCTTCCTCCGTTGATACTTCTACTGGAAGAAAAGTTTTTAGAAGAAGTTCAGCAAAATAA
- a CDS encoding NADH-quinone oxidoreductase yields the protein MNRLTKPVSALLIFSLLSSALISSFLYLKKIEGEVFLSNYLKLFENSNLVLHLNSLTEKIVIFFTVIMAIVIGFLFYKLPRQKGYVSMIVGIILISSSVIFALMFLDFSVLI from the coding sequence ATGAATAGACTTACTAAACCAGTGAGTGCTCTATTGATCTTTTCTTTATTGAGTTCTGCTTTGATTAGTTCATTCCTCTATTTAAAAAAAATTGAGGGCGAAGTCTTTTTGTCTAATTATCTAAAACTCTTTGAAAATTCAAATTTAGTACTTCACCTAAATTCTTTAACTGAAAAAATCGTAATATTTTTTACAGTAATAATGGCAATAGTGATTGGATTTCTCTTTTACAAATTGCCAAGGCAAAAAGGTTATGTCTCAATGATTGTAGGAATTATCTTGATTTCTTCATCGGTAATTTTTGCATTAATGTTTTTGGACTTTTCAGTTTTAATTTAG
- a CDS encoding rhomboid family intramembrane serine protease — protein MVSDLSYWSSYIINQPYRILSYSFVHKDINHLLSNLFGIIVVRYCFINLKLKNIFLFLYLIILLIPIQTFLLFMMDSFLFYERNRALVGFSGIIFGTVSFILLSSLYGKQYIFNIFIGLNKNNEIYRLTTVFLSLGVVYSFLPSISLSGHIAGILSGFIIFIF, from the coding sequence TTGGTCTCAGATCTTTCCTATTGGTCGAGTTACATTATTAATCAACCTTATCGGATATTAAGTTATAGTTTTGTGCATAAAGATATTAATCATTTATTATCTAATTTATTTGGCATAATTGTAGTTAGATATTGTTTTATAAATCTGAAATTGAAGAATATATTTCTTTTTCTTTATCTAATTATTTTATTAATACCAATTCAGACTTTTTTATTATTTATGATGGATAGTTTTTTATTTTATGAAAGAAATCGAGCGTTAGTTGGTTTTAGTGGAATTATATTTGGTACAGTTTCCTTCATATTGCTATCTTCTCTTTATGGGAAACAATACATTTTTAATATTTTTATTGGTTTGAATAAGAATAATGAAATTTATAGGTTAACGACTGTTTTTTTATCTTTAGGGGTTGTTTATTCTTTTTTGCCAAGCATTAGCTTATCTGGACATATCGCAGGAATATTGAGTGGCTTCATAATTTTTATTTTTTGA
- a CDS encoding GNAT family N-acetyltransferase yields MNKNFSIRLISNNEIQKVTDWAKLEGFAPGFDDISIYKNTDKKGIWVGCLDNDPIGSIACVKYNSSYGFIGLFIVKKEFRNMGYGVRLWKHALDYLKNVDCIGLEAAPNRLDDYQKWGFKKSSITNRWKSEGIQDLPNGKFYKDENNAFKVVPGNQISPEAVLIYDSQREPSPRPHFLNDWLKNSFGNVSALVDNNGMCHGFGRIRPCILQDNNQGWRIGPLLADTPPLAELLIRKLVRNLEAQILLDCSSLNPYANYLLSSMGFKEISQTYRMYKGIQPSCPMNQVYGLACLELG; encoded by the coding sequence ATGAATAAAAATTTTTCAATCAGATTAATATCTAATAATGAGATTCAGAAAGTTACTGATTGGGCTAAGCTAGAAGGATTTGCTCCTGGATTTGATGACATATCAATTTATAAAAATACCGATAAAAAAGGGATATGGGTTGGATGCCTTGATAATGATCCCATAGGTTCTATTGCTTGTGTTAAATATAATTCTTCATATGGATTTATAGGATTATTCATCGTAAAAAAAGAATTCCGTAATATGGGTTATGGAGTGAGATTATGGAAACATGCATTAGATTATTTGAAAAATGTTGATTGTATTGGTTTAGAAGCAGCTCCAAACAGATTAGATGATTATCAAAAGTGGGGGTTTAAAAAATCCTCCATAACAAATAGATGGAAATCAGAGGGTATTCAAGATTTACCAAATGGCAAATTTTATAAAGATGAAAATAATGCTTTTAAGGTTGTCCCAGGTAATCAGATTTCGCCAGAAGCTGTTTTGATATATGACTCTCAGAGAGAACCTAGTCCTAGACCACATTTCTTGAACGATTGGCTGAAGAATTCTTTTGGAAATGTTAGCGCTCTTGTTGATAATAATGGAATGTGCCATGGCTTTGGAAGGATAAGACCCTGCATTCTTCAAGATAATAATCAAGGATGGCGAATTGGACCTCTTCTTGCTGATACTCCTCCTTTAGCAGAATTACTTATTAGAAAATTAGTTAGGAATCTAGAGGCTCAAATCTTGTTAGATTGTTCAAGTCTTAATCCTTATGCAAATTACCTTTTATCTAGTATGGGGTTTAAAGAAATCTCACAAACTTATAGAATGTATAAAGGCATTCAGCCTTCATGTCCAATGAACCAGGTATATGGGCTTGCTTGTTTAGAGCTAGGCTAG
- a CDS encoding photosystem I reaction center subunit IV: MTIARGDFVRIKRKESYWYNDTGKVASIDKSGIKYNVTVKFDRVNFYGISGTDGGNVTNNFAEVELEKI, translated from the coding sequence ATGACAATTGCAAGAGGGGATTTTGTTCGTATTAAAAGAAAGGAATCTTACTGGTATAACGATACAGGGAAGGTGGCTTCTATAGATAAATCAGGGATTAAGTATAATGTGACTGTTAAATTTGATAGAGTTAATTTCTATGGAATAAGTGGAACTGACGGTGGAAACGTGACAAATAACTTTGCTGAAGTTGAATTAGAAAAAATTTAA